ACCTTTGAACGAGTCGGGCGCGATGAGGATGCGCATCGGCAGATTCCGTCCCTTCATTTCGAATTTTTGAAAGCATTATACCCGGTCCCGATTCGTTCGCCCAGAGACAAGATGAACAAAAACGAGCCGTCATCCGGCTCGCGGAATTGGGCAGATTGTCGTTCACCGCTCCAGCACGTGCAGATACCCCACCATCGGACCGTTGTGCGCCCTGTCGGGATGGGCCAAGCAGACGATTTCGAACGTCCCCGCCCGGTCGGCGACAAATTGCACCGTCGTTTGTTTCCCCTTTTCCACCGTGCCCCGCACGTTGTAGCCGCGGATCTCAAAGGGATGCTTGGCCCCGTTGACGCCGTGGAAATGGAGGGTGACGCGGTCCCCCTTGCGCACCACCACCGTTCCGGGATCCCAGCGGTACGCCTCGATCTCCTTGCCGTCGGGAAGGCGCGACGCAAACTCGCCCGTCACGATGTGAACCGTCACCGCGCGTCCCCCGCCCGGCTCGCTCGTCGCCTCCGGTTCACCCATCACGGGGAGCAGCGGCATTCGCGCGCCGTCCCAGGCGTAAACGGCCAGAGCGAACGCGGCCAGCGCCAACACGGCGAGCACCGTCCGCCCGCGCACCACGTACAGCCTTGTCACGGCTCATCCCCCCTTGGTACAAGGGATATGCGCCGACGCGGCGCGGCTTGCCACCTCAGAAAACGGGCCACGGGCCAAACCCGTCGTCCCAAACAAAAAAACGGGCGGCTCCTTCCATGCCGCCCGTCAAAACAGCCGCTGCACAAAAAAGCAGCGGTAGGTGAGAAAGCTGATCACCATCGCCGCAATGGCCGCGCCGGACAGGAGCGTGAGGAGGATGACCAGCTGGTACTTCACGGCCACCAGGGGCGGGGCCCCGGCGAGAATGGCGCCGGTCATCATCCCCGGCAGGTGAACGAGGCCGATGGTGCGCAGCGTGTCGATGTTGGGGATCATCGCCGCCTTCACCGTCTGCTCGATGACCTCCTGGCAAGCTTGGCGCGGCGTGGCGCCGAGGGCCAGTTTGGCCAAAATGAGCGGTTTGGTCTGCTCAAATTCCCGCCACATCCGTTCAAAGGAGAGACCTGCCACCGTCATGGCGTTGCCGATCACCATGCCGCTCATCGGGAGCACGTACTGGCCCTTCCACGCCACCAGCTGGAAGGCCCCCCACAGGGCAAGAGCCACCGCCTCCGCCGCGGCGATGGCCAAAAACGCCATCCAGAACGCCCCGGAAAAGGGCGCGCCCCGCCGCGCCGCGCTGCGGGAGGCCACGGCGATCATGAGCACGAGCAGCAGCGTGAGGAGCCACCACGACTCGGCGGCAAAGACCGCGGTGAGCACATACCCGATCGCCATCAGCTGCGCGGTGCCGCGAAGGGCGGCCCACAGCATGTCGCGCGTCAGGCCAAGGCGCTGCCACTGGGAAACGAGGGCCGGCACGGCGAGAAAGGCAAAGGCCGCGAGCAAGGCAAGGGGCGAAAGATCCTTCATGTCCCGGTTCAGCGGTTCATCCACACCGTTTTCTGGGCAAACGGCGTGCGCTTGCCGACCGGCTGCGGCCCCGCTGGATAGCCCACGTACACGAACCCGAGGAGCTGCTCACGCTCCGACAGGCCGAAGAAGGGCTTGAGGCGCGGGTCGTAGCAGATCGCGCCGGTGCGCCAAATGGCCCCGAGCCCGAGGGCATGGGCCGCCAGCAGCATGTTCTGCACGGCGCAGGCGACCGCCTCGATTTCTT
This portion of the Calditerricola satsumensis genome encodes:
- a CDS encoding cupredoxin domain-containing protein — encoded protein: MTRLYVVRGRTVLAVLALAAFALAVYAWDGARMPLLPVMGEPEATSEPGGGRAVTVHIVTGEFASRLPDGKEIEAYRWDPGTVVVRKGDRVTLHFHGVNGAKHPFEIRGYNVRGTVEKGKQTTVQFVADRAGTFEIVCLAHPDRAHNGPMVGYLHVLER
- a CDS encoding ABC transporter permease; the encoded protein is MDEPLNRDMKDLSPLALLAAFAFLAVPALVSQWQRLGLTRDMLWAALRGTAQLMAIGYVLTAVFAAESWWLLTLLLVLMIAVASRSAARRGAPFSGAFWMAFLAIAAAEAVALALWGAFQLVAWKGQYVLPMSGMVIGNAMTVAGLSFERMWREFEQTKPLILAKLALGATPRQACQEVIEQTVKAAMIPNIDTLRTIGLVHLPGMMTGAILAGAPPLVAVKYQLVILLTLLSGAAIAAMVISFLTYRCFFVQRLF